The nucleotide window CTTTGGTCTTTGCAGACCCGCCGATGTCAAGGCATCAACAGGGCATGCGCCGGTAGCTGGGGCAGAGGCCGAAACGACAACAGAAAGCAAGCCGCAAGAGAGTGGAAAGGCCACGGACCTGCCTCATCTTGCACAAATTGATGACTTAATATCTGCAGACCTGCTTGAGGCTGCAAGAAATGCCGTAGCAACCACGACTGAACTGATTTCGCCAGATGATCAATGCGGCCGGGGGACGCCGCAAGAAGCCGCTGTCGAAACAACCGGGGTGATCGCCGTGTGTGAAGACAATGAGAAGGGACTTGAAGACCAGACGACCGACCAGCCATTCCACAATAAAGAAGCTGACAAAGCAGCTACCGATGGCACGGACCTGACGCCGCCAGACCAGACTGCGGGCACTCGTCGCGATCTCGTGGGTACGTTACTCAGCGGTAGCGCTACAGGTGTGCGTGAAGTGGCAGCGCCCTCCCCGGTTGATGCCGGGGATGCGGAAGCGCACTCGGCGAGCAGCCACAAGCTCAGCGCCGGTGAAGAGCACGCCTTTCAGGAAATCGCCGACGTGCTATCCGATGAGACATTCGAGAGCCGGTTGCCTGCCGAAGACCTCGATGACGACTATGAGGAGCCTGCCACGCTTTCCGACGAGGAAGTCGAGGATGTGGAAGAGCAGGACGAGGCACCGGCGGGTTCTGGTCCTGCCCCGGCCTTCCCGACCCGAGAGATCCTGCAGCAGGTCGCAAGCGAAGTCGAAAAGGCAGACAATCCCGCAGCGCCCGTGCCCAGCGATGGCGGCGATGATGAAAAGCAGACTGCACCAGAGCCGTCCTTTGTGCGCCGCCCACTCTGTTCCATCATTCCGCCACGGCGCAAGGAGGATCATCTGGTCCTGCCATGGCAATCCGCCAACAAGCCTCTCAGCGCCCTGCTTGAAGCCCGTGAGCGCAAGGGGGACGAGCACAAGTCGGCGGCAACCAACAAGGCTCTTCTGGACATCCTTTCCATCGACCCACGGCTGAAACAGTTGCACGAGCAGGCTGCTCAGGCCAAAGAACAGGCAGCCCCGCCGGTTGCGCCGATGCATCCTGCCGAGCAACAGCCGCAGGAAGAGCTGGAGACTGCGGAAGACAACGCCCCTTCTGTTGAAACGGCAGTGCCTGCCCCGCAGGCGGACGAGCCGCAGACCGCCCCTTTGGAGCCGGACGACACAACCACCGACACGACCACCGACACATCCTCAGCATCATCCCAGGCCGACCCTTTGGCTGGCTCTGTAGAGGACGCTGTGACAGATTTCTCACCGGAGGCAATGCCTGCACCGGACGAGACCGGAGGAGCACAGCTTGTGACTCCGGATGAAGGCGAAGGTCTGGAAAGCCCCTCGCCTCTTGATGAAACCGCCGCTGGTGAAGCCGCCCCTATCGAAGCGGATAGCAACGAAGCACCAGAGATGCCGGAGCCGCACATCCCGACACCGGGCGAAGCGCTGGGCGATGCGCTGTTTGACGAACCGGTTGTTTCAGAGAACCACTTTGTCATCCCGGCAATGGATGAAGAAGCGGACCATGCGCCCGTTGATCAGGAGAAGACCTCCCTTGTGGCAGGAGCCATTGAAGGGACGGCGGCTCTCACGGCAGCGGCTGTTGCGGGCGTTGCGGCGCTCGGCGCAGAGTCGCTCTGGGACCGGCAGGACAAGACCTCGCCGTTGATCGACATGCTTAACAAGCTGCCGACAGCGATCATCGTGTCAGCCAAGAGCCGGGTTCTGTTCGCCTCCAAAACCGCGTTGCGCCTACTAAGTTTTACCTCTGAGGATGCCCTTGATGACGCGGGCGGCATGGAGTGGCTGTTTTCCGGACGCCCCGGCGACTGGCTGACCAAAACCAGTGGACGCACGACCCTGCGCACCGAAAGCGGCAACCCCATTTCGGTTCAGGCCAACATTTCCTCGATTGCCTGGGGCGATCAGCCAGCAGCCATGCTGTGCTTCGAACAGACACCGATCACGCCACCGTCGATTGGCGTTTCCGAAGAGGACGAGAAAATCGCCGAACTGGAAGCCATTCTGGACACCGCCACCGATGGCGTTCTGGTGTTGGACCGGGATGGCAACATCCTTCGGATGAATCATTCGGCAGAAGCGCTGTTCGAAGTAGACCGTCACAAGGTGGCCGGAAGACCGTTCATTTCACTGCTGGCGCAAGAGAGCCACAAGGATGCCCTCGCCTATCTGGAGCGACTGAGGAACAGCGGACTTGCCAGTCTCATCAATGGCGGACAGGACGTCATCGGCCAGTTGCGCTCGGGTGGCCTCATTCCGCTGGTCATGACCATGGGGCGGGTGTCGATACCGGGCACCAACCGCTTCTGTGCAGTGCTGCGGGACGTCACCGAATGGAAACGGACGCAGGAAGAGTTGATGGCCCAGAAGCTGCGCGCCGAACGGGCCAGCAAGAAGAAGTCGGAATTTCTGGCCAAGGTCAGCCATGAGATCCGGACGCCGCTCAACGCCATCATCGGCTTTTCCGAAGTGATGATGGAAGAGCGCTTCGGGGCGATCGGACAGGAACGCTACAAGGATTATCTCAAGGATATCAAGATATCCGGCACGCACATAATCAGTCTGCTCAATGACCTGCTGGATCTTTCCAAGGTCGAGGCAGGCAAGATGGAGCTGCAGTTCGAGGCCGTTCCGCTCAATGGCATGGTCACCGAATGCGTCGGCATCATGCAGCCGCAGGCCAACCGCAGCCAGATCATCATCCGGACGTCCACCTCTTCGCGGCTTCCCGATGTGGTGGCTGACAACCGGTCGCTACGCCAGATCATCCTCAATATCCTGTCTAATGCGGTCAAGTTCAACCATCCGGGTGGGCAGGTGATCGTTTCGACGACCCAACAGGACAGCGGCGAAGTGATCCTGCGCATTCGCGACACCGGCATCGGCATGAGCAAGGAAGACATGAAGCGGGCGCTTGAGCCTTTCCGGCAGGTATCACCGACCACCCGCAGCGCGGCGGAAGGCACAGGCCTCGGCCTGCCCCTGACCAAGGCCCTGATCGAAGCCAACAAGGCGCGGTTCAACCTTTCCAGCGAACGCGGACATGGCACCCTGGTGGAAGTCATCTTCCCGCCGGAACGGGTGGTTGAAAGCCCTGCGGAAGATTTGCCGCGGACGGCCGAACCGGTCAACTGATCGCGGCAACGCACACATGAGGACCGGGCACTGATGAGGACAGGGGCCTGGCCCGGTGCGACAGCCTGCTTTCAGATTCCGGCTTACGTCTGGGCTGGGTCTAGTTCCAAGCCTGGACGAGGCGCTTGCAGGCTTCTGCGAGGTCGGCCCGGTCTCTGGGGGCTGTTACGCAGATGCGTACTCCGTCGGACAGCATGCGCCCGGCACAGAAGGTCGAGGCAGACACCAGATCAACTCCGGCGGCCCGGGCCAGAGACGCCAGCTGTTCGCCCGAGCGTCCCGCATAGGGACTGCCTTCATCGGTCGAAACCCAGAGATGCGGCGCGGCGGGATTGCGGCCAAGGGCAGGCAAGCCAAGGCGGCGCCGGACGAGGGACTGGCGGGCACGGGCTTCCTGCCGTTGCCATTCCATCTGCTCGTTCACTGCACCGCTTTCAATCCAGTCACAGACCAGCTCCAGCATGATGGGCGCCGTCATCCAACTCGTCACATGCACCAGCTCGTCAGTGGCAAAATTCATCAATCGGGAACGGGGGCTGTCAGCATCGAACGTGACGATGATATAGCCAAAGCGCAAACCCGGAGCGACCAGCTTGGAAAGCCCCCCCACCAGAATGGAGCGGCCAGCCAATTGCAGGCTGAGCGGGGGCAGGCCCGAGAAACCGCCATAGACATCTTCCTCGATCACCAGCAGGTCGAGCTTTTCGGCCATCTCGACAATATCGGCACGGCGCTGGCGGTCCATGGTCGTTCCGGTGGGATTTTGCAGAATCGGGCTGATCACCAGCGTGCGGGCACCGCTGGCTCTTGAGGCGCGGTCGAGATCTTCAGGCAGGATGCCCTTCTTGTCCATCCCGACAGGTACAAGCCGCAGCCCCATCTGCTTGGCAGCAACCTTCATGCCGGGAAAGGTCAGTTCCTCCACCAGAACCGGCAGGTCTGGCTTGGCGATCATCTGCAAGGCAGCGAACAGGGCAGCCTGTGCACCGGCGCAGGGAAAGATGCGGTCTGCCGGTGGGTGGAAGCCACGGCTCTGACAGAGTTTCACGACGGCATCGCGACAGCGCCCGATGAGACTGGGGGCGTGATAGTCCATCACGTCGACGAGATCCTGCCTTTGCAACAGGGCGACAAAGCGGCTCTGAACGTCTTCGCGGGAGAAGCCCTGCACCGGCTTGATGGTGGAAAGGTCGATGGCATTCTCGGCGTGAGGACGGTCGATGGCGTAGAGGCTGGTGGCGGTATTGACCGGCAGGACATAGGTCCCGCGCCCAACCTCCCCGGCAATGAGGCGCAAACGGGTGGCCTCGCGAAAGGCTTCCGTCACCGTCGACAGGTTGACATTGAGGGCCCAGGCCAGATCGCGCTGGGTTGGCAGGCGGGAGCCCTCCGGCAGGGCACCGGTGCGGATATCCCGCTGCATGGCTTCGACAATCGCACGATAGATCGGCCCGTCATGGCCCGACAGATCAGGGCACCAACTTACCTTTGTTTCCTTCATGACCAGCTCTCTTGCATCGTCTTGTCGTTGTCGACCTGCTCTTACCCGGCTACCGCTGTGCTTGTCCGTGTCCGACGCCTCCCCTGTCGGCCCCACATGACGCGCACATCAGCAAATCACTGAACCTTGCCTTGGCATTCCGGCCCGAACAGGAGCCAGACGGCCAAATTGTATGGACAGCAATATTCTTGCACCCCATACAATATAAGGTTTGAACCATACAATATCCTTTGCCATGATTTTTAACAACAAGAATTTGATTGCTCAACGCGACAGCCCCCCTGCCAAGACCGGCTCCCAACGAGACCGACCGTGTTCACACAGTCTCTGCCGGGCCAACCAAACCAGAGATCCCGTTTCGGGCAGGCAGGCGGCAAGTCGTAAAAATCACGAAAAGGATATTCCCATGCTCACATGTGTCGATTTTGAAAAGGCCGAAGAACTGATCTATCGGGTTCTGGCCCCCACCGCCTGCTATAACTGGCCGCTTCTGGCCGATGCGCTCGGGGCTGATGTCTGGATGAAGCATGAGAATCACACCCCGACCGGCGCTTTCAAGGTGCGTGGCGGTCTGGTCTATGCCAATCGCTACAAGAAGCGCTTCCCGAAGGGCGCGGGCCTCATCTCTGCCACCCGTGGCAACCACGGCCAGAGCCTCGCCTTTGCGGCTGGCATTGAAGGGCTGAGCGTCACGATTGTTGTGCCGAAGGGCAACTCCCCCGAGAAGAACGCTGCCATGCGCGCCTTTGGTGCAACCGTGATTGAAGCGGGCGACGACTTCGATGAGGCCGTTACCAAGGCCAAGGCCATGGCCGCCGATGAAGGCCTGCACATGGTGCCGTCCTATCACGAGGATCTGGTGGCTGGCGTTGGCACCTATTCCTATGAAATGCTGAAGCAGAACCCCGATCTGGATACGGTCTATGTGCCAATCGGCAAGGGGTCTGGCATCTGTGGCATGATCGAGGCGCGCAATGCTCTCAATCTCAAGACCAAGATCGTGGGCGTCGTGACCGCCCGCGTCGATGGCTATGCCAAGTCCTTTGAATGTGGCAAGCTGACCGCAGCAGACCGCAGCGACACCTTCGCCGATGGCCTTGCCGTGCGCGTTCCCGATCCGGATTCGCTGGAAATCATCATGGAAAATGCCGAGCGCGTCGTCCGGGTGGAAGAGGACACGGTTGCCGAAGCCATTCGCCTGATCTACCGGGCCACCCACAATGTCGCCGAAGGCGCTGGCGCAGCCGCTCTTGCCGGTCTGATGACCGAAAAGGACAAGATGGCTGGCAAGAAGGTCGGCGTGATTCTCAGCGGACAGAATATCGATACAGACTGGATGGCTCAGGTTCTCAGTGGCCAGACCCCGACCGTCTGACGGATCCGGCGCTGTCTCTGGCTTGGCAGCGCCCCTCGTGTGGGAAACCAAGAAAAGAGCACTCAACTCGCCGGAGACCACGGTCTCCGGCTTTTTATTGCAGTCCACCGGCACTCCTGTGCCCGCTGGCCGATGGGCAGGACGGCGCGCGGTCAGAAGAACAGTTCGGGCTCGCTCAGCATCAGATGCTGGATCAACATGATGGTCTTGGCATCGCGCAAGGAGCCTTGCAGCACGGCCTCTCCGAGCTCATCAAGGGCGATTTCCTCGACAATGATATCCTCCCCCTCGTCTTCCAGCCCGCCGCCTTCACCGATGCGGTCATTGAGACTGTAGGACGCCAGATAGGCATGGATCCGTTCGGTCAGGGTGCCCGGAGAGACATAATAGGTAGCCACCTGCTGAAGCTCCGACAGACAGAATCCCAACTCCTCGGCGGCTTCCCGCATGACGGCCGTTTCCGGCTCTTCACCGGGATCAATGAGACCGGCAGCCACTTCAAGAATCATCGGGTCCGCCTCGCCATTGTAGACGGCACCGGCCCGGAGCTGACGCACCAGCATGGCCACGCGCCGCTCGCGATCGACCGGCAGCACACAGATCGCCTCGCCATGGTCGTGGATTTCCCGGCTCAGGGTGACCCGCTCGCCATCGCTGCGCGTAAAGGATAGCTCGCAGGTGGACAGCTTGATGAAGCCATCATATTTGAGCTCGCATTTGCCAAGCTCGGCGTCCACCTTGTCGCGCCGGGGAAGAAAGCGATCCGACATATTCAGTCCCTTCGTAACGGATGAAGACCAGACAGCGCGAACGGCCCCGAAGCACCCGGAAAGCGCAGCGCGCTTTCAGAGCCGACCGGGCCGGGCTGAAGGCCTTAAAGGATGCGGGCCACCTAGCGTGGCCCGAATAGCAGGGTGCGAGCTTCAAAAGCGCTGGCCAACGGGCGTCCAAGCGCCCGTCCAATCTGTCCGAGCGCCTCGACCTGCTGTTGCTGGCTTGGGAAAACCTCACCCTCTACCGAGTGGATATTATATGCCCAACCGGGAGCGATCTGTCCACCCAGAGCAATCGCTGCGCTGAGGGCTGCCTTTTCCTGAAGCCCGTGGGCAGCCACAGACCAGCGCACCACGTCCAGAAGGCGCTGCTTTTCGAGCGCTGCGAGATATTTGCGCAAGGCATGCGGATTGCTCTGCGGCTCCTCTCCGTCCTCGCCCAGAATGAACAGAAGGGCGTGCTGTTCCTCGGGAATGACCCCATACTGGCGGAAGGCATAGAACCAGTCGATGTCGGTAGGATCGGACATGGCGAATTGCACGCCGATCTTCAGGTCTTCACACCTATCCAGCAGATCCCGAGCCTTGTCCTCGTCCACTTCGTCGCCATCGCGCGGGAACAGTTGGGCGAACGGCAAGAGACAGGCATCGGGTCGCGCCGCCTCAAGCAGCGGCAAAGCCGTCTCCATCGCATCCGGCAGATCCAGATCAAGCTCCAACTGAATGAGGCAGCTCCCGCCAAGCGTTTCGCGCAGGGCCGCAACAGCTTCGGCTGAAAGGGCCGGATCCAGCGTAGCCGCACCGCGCCCATCCCGAACGGAGAAGGAAAAGAGGGAAGCCCCGGCCGCCTTCGCCTGCTGCGCCTGAGCCTGCAATTCTGCCACTTTTATCGCTATGAAAACATGATCACGTTTCGACCTTTTCAGTCCATTGACTGAAAAGGACACGATCAAGGGTTTGGGTATTCCGAGCATCACATACTGCCCCAACAGTATCTGAAGTGGCCAGCACTTCACCGTATTATTATATTTCAATACCTTAACATGACAAATCGGCATATGAAGCGCCAATTTCATCTATCAACAAGTCATGCTTGCAGCCTCCGACTTTACCCTAGCCAACAGAAAAGCAAGAGGCTTTTGCCAAACCGTCCCAACTTATGTATTAAGATGTCTGGACGTGGCGCGATCCACCCGCGCTGCCTGCAAGCTGAGCCACATGTGCCTTTGATGTTGAATGAAATGAGCCGTCATGACGCTGGATGACCTACGCCAAGAACTTTGGGACTCCTATGCCGACCTGTCCCCCCAGATGAAGGTGGCAGCCTCCTATATTCTGGAAAACCCGGCCGACGTCGCCTTCAAGTCGGTGCGCCAGCTGGCCAAGGCGGCCGACGTGCATCCCTCCACCGTGGTTCGACTGGCGCAGGTCGTCGGTTTCTCCACGTTCGAGCCATTCCGGGCGGTATTCCAGCAAGGCGTGCAGGCACGGGATGTGCGCTTTGAGGACCGGGCAGCGGCCCTGCAGAAGGACAGCCGCTGGGACACAGAGTCGGACATCTTCTTTGAAATCGGCAAGGCGACGCTGGGCAACCTGACCAGCCTGTTCCAGCCGGATACGCAAAAGGCGGTGCAGCGCATCGCACGGGCCATACTGGAGGCCAAGCGGGTCTATGTTTCCGGCTATCGCTCGTCCTTCGCCTTCGCCCACTATCTGGCCTATGCGGGCCAGATCGCCATGCCCAAGATCCAGTTGCTGGAAAGCCCGGACGGATCCCATTTCGACGTGCTGGGTCAGGCCGACGAGCATGACCTGATCATTCTCTTCACCTTCGCGCCTTACGCCTCGGAGGGTGGCCGCCTGTTGACGGTTGCCAAGAAGCGCGGTTGCAAGATCGTGGCAATCACCGACACCATGTCCTCGCCTGCAGTGCCCTATGCCAACATGGGCCTGTTCGTGCCAATGACCGGGCCGCAGCTGCTGCCCTCGCTGGTGCCTGCCGCTTCGGCCTGCGAGCTCATTCTGGCGGAATGCACGCGGCTTGGCGGCTCCGCTGTCGTCGAGAACCTGCGCCGCTTCCGCGATCAGGTGCATGCGGTCGAAGGCTATCTCAGCCCGGTCGAGCCAGCTGATGATCTGGATGAAGACGAGCTATTCAATTACTGATCCCCTACTGGTCACTTGGGATGAGCATGCTGGCGGGATGCTGCGCCCAAACCGGCCCTACGCGGTCCTGCCGATCGCCCTTGCGTCCTTCCACGCAACATCTTCCTTGCTCCTGTCTGCTGCACGCCTGCGAGGCTCGTTGCTCCCATCTGGGGGCCCTCCAGACAGGGGCAAGACTTTGTTTACCATAGAGGAAAAAAGACCCTTGGGCAGGGGCAAATGGTAGCCGCACGCCCCTGACAATTAACCGCTTCTTGCCGCCTCTGGCGTTAGTCTGACAGCAACCTATCCCGCAAGTCAAAGCCTCCACGTTACGGGCAAAGTTCAGGCGCTGTCACCATGAATGAAATCCATCCCTCTTGCGCAAGCAACCAGCCTTCATCCGCATCCGTGTTGACCGATGCCACGCAGGACTCAAGCCCCGCACTGGTGCCAGTTGCCCGGAAGAACCGGCCCGATGCCCATGGAGCCCCAGACGGTGCACGATCCCTGCTCCAGGCCCATTGCAAGAATGCCCATGTCCATTTTTGTGCTGGCTGGTCCAGTGCCCTTTATACGGCGCTTCTGGCCTGCAATGTGGAGCCCGGCGATGACGTGATCATTCCGGCGCTGGCCCCGGCGGGCATTGCCCACGCTGTGCTGCTTGCCAAGGCCAGACCGGTGCTGGTCGATGTGGCTCCCGACACGCAGCTGTTGGCACAGGAAGCGGTGCTTGCGGCGATCACCGATCGGACCCGCTGCGTGGTGCTCTGCCACCTCTATGGCCAGGTCGCCCACTATGGCACCCTGCATGAAGACCTCGCCCAGCGCTCCATCGCCCTTGTCGAAGACGGGTCTGATGCCTTTCTGGCCCTCGGGGAAAGCGAACACCCGGCCGCCCATTGCGACATGCTCGTGGGTTGCCTTCCCGGTCTGCGCGAAGTGGAGGGAGAGTTGCCAGCCTTCATCGTTACACGCAACGCATCGCATCATGCACGACTATCCTACTGGACAGCCCAGCACGATGTTGCCGAGCGCCTGTTCCAGTTCGATGTTCCGGCCATGGAGGAGGCCCCCTATCTGGATCTGGTCAGCAGCCTCAACGAGGCACAGGATGCGCATTTCCAGGCCTGCATTAGTTATAGCCTTAATACCCGGGATCTGATCAGCAAACAGGCAGCACTCTATGATGAGAGTTTTGCCGAACTGGGCTTGCAAACACTACCTCTGGGTGAAACTGGCGTCAGGATTCCGCAAAGCTACCCCATCGCAGTCGACCCGGCCCTGAGAAACGAGCTATTCGACACGCTCTGTCATGAAGGCTTCAAAGTCTACGTAACCTATCGTAATCTCGGCCAGTTGAAGTTCTTTC belongs to uncultured Cohaesibacter sp. and includes:
- a CDS encoding DegT/DnrJ/EryC1/StrS family aminotransferase, coding for MNEIHPSCASNQPSSASVLTDATQDSSPALVPVARKNRPDAHGAPDGARSLLQAHCKNAHVHFCAGWSSALYTALLACNVEPGDDVIIPALAPAGIAHAVLLAKARPVLVDVAPDTQLLAQEAVLAAITDRTRCVVLCHLYGQVAHYGTLHEDLAQRSIALVEDGSDAFLALGESEHPAAHCDMLVGCLPGLREVEGELPAFIVTRNASHHARLSYWTAQHDVAERLFQFDVPAMEEAPYLDLVSSLNEAQDAHFQACISYSLNTRDLISKQAALYDESFAELGLQTLPLGETGVRIPQSYPIAVDPALRNELFDTLCHEGFKVYVTYRNLGQLKFFHRAESGDTFPNSARWSAGAISLPTGNRLCREEQRQLCATVKNFLTLRQ
- a CDS encoding NUDIX hydrolase, producing the protein MSDRFLPRRDKVDAELGKCELKYDGFIKLSTCELSFTRSDGERVTLSREIHDHGEAICVLPVDRERRVAMLVRQLRAGAVYNGEADPMILEVAAGLIDPGEEPETAVMREAAEELGFCLSELQQVATYYVSPGTLTERIHAYLASYSLNDRIGEGGGLEDEGEDIIVEEIALDELGEAVLQGSLRDAKTIMLIQHLMLSEPELFF
- a CDS encoding ATP-binding protein, with the protein product MPTFPAASLARPFLTLTAHPTIGAVLLDSRPAWVWNTEGNRILWANAAGLAFFSETSMESLLSRSFGDVHPARRHLARLARNARPDTPTLDQLRFFLGLSFVTLSCLCKKLTVEGETVLLVLSSVPLEAIERSRETAFAPVEPTSDLLKALAGDKAMWAALLGKDGELLASSEDFLPFGENAVALGKLLARVDGDERVGEGSLPFCDSQTGAAVARVSDDLSGRYLLLVHNPASPVPTHDPWIENPFVDLESPNQPADEAAFSAAEADIFDDQFGLDELSEIRNKLTTGLELLQRAEQAPFNSDDGKPSTLPFTDPVTGKDVEPQRDRSVTNLADFRQKQSATGRSGDNVYPLRFPHKGKDTSSSIHAASEYGQPAGGAVGPFHFVWESDEVGRFKFVSDELAMAVGRGNADIVGMRWSEIAKRFDMDRDGTIAKGFASCDTWASLDVWWPVEGQDYGIAVELTGLPIYGRLHGFQGYRGFGLCRPADVKASTGHAPVAGAEAETTTESKPQESGKATDLPHLAQIDDLISADLLEAARNAVATTTELISPDDQCGRGTPQEAAVETTGVIAVCEDNEKGLEDQTTDQPFHNKEADKAATDGTDLTPPDQTAGTRRDLVGTLLSGSATGVREVAAPSPVDAGDAEAHSASSHKLSAGEEHAFQEIADVLSDETFESRLPAEDLDDDYEEPATLSDEEVEDVEEQDEAPAGSGPAPAFPTREILQQVASEVEKADNPAAPVPSDGGDDEKQTAPEPSFVRRPLCSIIPPRRKEDHLVLPWQSANKPLSALLEARERKGDEHKSAATNKALLDILSIDPRLKQLHEQAAQAKEQAAPPVAPMHPAEQQPQEELETAEDNAPSVETAVPAPQADEPQTAPLEPDDTTTDTTTDTSSASSQADPLAGSVEDAVTDFSPEAMPAPDETGGAQLVTPDEGEGLESPSPLDETAAGEAAPIEADSNEAPEMPEPHIPTPGEALGDALFDEPVVSENHFVIPAMDEEADHAPVDQEKTSLVAGAIEGTAALTAAAVAGVAALGAESLWDRQDKTSPLIDMLNKLPTAIIVSAKSRVLFASKTALRLLSFTSEDALDDAGGMEWLFSGRPGDWLTKTSGRTTLRTESGNPISVQANISSIAWGDQPAAMLCFEQTPITPPSIGVSEEDEKIAELEAILDTATDGVLVLDRDGNILRMNHSAEALFEVDRHKVAGRPFISLLAQESHKDALAYLERLRNSGLASLINGGQDVIGQLRSGGLIPLVMTMGRVSIPGTNRFCAVLRDVTEWKRTQEELMAQKLRAERASKKKSEFLAKVSHEIRTPLNAIIGFSEVMMEERFGAIGQERYKDYLKDIKISGTHIISLLNDLLDLSKVEAGKMELQFEAVPLNGMVTECVGIMQPQANRSQIIIRTSTSSRLPDVVADNRSLRQIILNILSNAVKFNHPGGQVIVSTTQQDSGEVILRIRDTGIGMSKEDMKRALEPFRQVSPTTRSAAEGTGLGLPLTKALIEANKARFNLSSERGHGTLVEVIFPPERVVESPAEDLPRTAEPVN
- a CDS encoding PLP-dependent aminotransferase family protein, producing the protein MKETKVSWCPDLSGHDGPIYRAIVEAMQRDIRTGALPEGSRLPTQRDLAWALNVNLSTVTEAFREATRLRLIAGEVGRGTYVLPVNTATSLYAIDRPHAENAIDLSTIKPVQGFSREDVQSRFVALLQRQDLVDVMDYHAPSLIGRCRDAVVKLCQSRGFHPPADRIFPCAGAQAALFAALQMIAKPDLPVLVEELTFPGMKVAAKQMGLRLVPVGMDKKGILPEDLDRASRASGARTLVISPILQNPTGTTMDRQRRADIVEMAEKLDLLVIEEDVYGGFSGLPPLSLQLAGRSILVGGLSKLVAPGLRFGYIIVTFDADSPRSRLMNFATDELVHVTSWMTAPIMLELVCDWIESGAVNEQMEWQRQEARARQSLVRRRLGLPALGRNPAAPHLWVSTDEGSPYAGRSGEQLASLARAAGVDLVSASTFCAGRMLSDGVRICVTAPRDRADLAEACKRLVQAWN
- a CDS encoding 3-keto-5-aminohexanoate cleavage protein; this translates as MKLALHMPICHVKVLKYNNTVKCWPLQILLGQYVMLGIPKPLIVSFSVNGLKRSKRDHVFIAIKVAELQAQAQQAKAAGASLFSFSVRDGRGAATLDPALSAEAVAALRETLGGSCLIQLELDLDLPDAMETALPLLEAARPDACLLPFAQLFPRDGDEVDEDKARDLLDRCEDLKIGVQFAMSDPTDIDWFYAFRQYGVIPEEQHALLFILGEDGEEPQSNPHALRKYLAALEKQRLLDVVRWSVAAHGLQEKAALSAAIALGGQIAPGWAYNIHSVEGEVFPSQQQQVEALGQIGRALGRPLASAFEARTLLFGPR
- a CDS encoding MurR/RpiR family transcriptional regulator; translation: MTLDDLRQELWDSYADLSPQMKVAASYILENPADVAFKSVRQLAKAADVHPSTVVRLAQVVGFSTFEPFRAVFQQGVQARDVRFEDRAAALQKDSRWDTESDIFFEIGKATLGNLTSLFQPDTQKAVQRIARAILEAKRVYVSGYRSSFAFAHYLAYAGQIAMPKIQLLESPDGSHFDVLGQADEHDLIILFTFAPYASEGGRLLTVAKKRGCKIVAITDTMSSPAVPYANMGLFVPMTGPQLLPSLVPAASACELILAECTRLGGSAVVENLRRFRDQVHAVEGYLSPVEPADDLDEDELFNY
- a CDS encoding threonine dehydratase, producing MLTCVDFEKAEELIYRVLAPTACYNWPLLADALGADVWMKHENHTPTGAFKVRGGLVYANRYKKRFPKGAGLISATRGNHGQSLAFAAGIEGLSVTIVVPKGNSPEKNAAMRAFGATVIEAGDDFDEAVTKAKAMAADEGLHMVPSYHEDLVAGVGTYSYEMLKQNPDLDTVYVPIGKGSGICGMIEARNALNLKTKIVGVVTARVDGYAKSFECGKLTAADRSDTFADGLAVRVPDPDSLEIIMENAERVVRVEEDTVAEAIRLIYRATHNVAEGAGAAALAGLMTEKDKMAGKKVGVILSGQNIDTDWMAQVLSGQTPTV